One window from the genome of Procambarus clarkii isolate CNS0578487 chromosome 90, FALCON_Pclarkii_2.0, whole genome shotgun sequence encodes:
- the LOC123759796 gene encoding uncharacterized protein: MKVLVLLVLVAVSSAIPLRLGRRVEYQINAAVLQDAVLSSPQADPEPHMSSQPADLKSQMSLKPAKSNVTLQPADPDFNVTLQPADPEFNVTLQPADPEFNVTLQPADPEFNVTLQPADPEFNVTLQPADPEFNVTLQPADPEFNVTLQPADPEFNVTLQPADPEFNVTLQPADPEFNVTLQPADPEFNVTLQPADPEFNVTLQPADPKFNVTLQPADPKFNVTLQPADPKFNVTLQPADPKFNMSAQLVPEFIKSKQRVVRKLLEFSISPGRKGLWDIVLNARSVHLSEASVPKTVQNATTSVPKTVQNATTSVPKTVQNATTSVPKTVQNATTSVPKTVQNATTSVPKTVQNATTSVPKTVQNATTSVPKTVQNATTSVPKTVQNATTSVPKTVQNATTSVPKTVQNARSSVPKTVQNATTSVPKTVQNARSSVPKTVQNARSSVPKTVQNARSSVPKTEL; the protein is encoded by the coding sequence ATGAAGGTCCTCGTCCTATTGGTCCTGGTGGCTGTCAGCTCCGCCATCCCATTACGTCTGGGAAGGCGagttgaatatcaaataaatgcagCAGTTTTGCAGGATGCTGTATTGTCCTCACCCCAAGCAGACCCAGAGCCTCACATGTCATCACAGCCAGCAGACCTAAAGTCCCAGATGTCCTTGAAGCCAGCAAAGTCCAACGTGACTTTGCAGCCAGCAGACCCAGACTTCAACGTGACTTTGCAGCCAGCAGACCCAGAGTTCAACGTGACTTTGCAGCCAGCAGACCCAGAGTTCAACGTGACTTTGCAGCCAGCAGACCCAGAGTTCAACGTGACTTTGCAGCCAGCAGACCCAGAGTTCAACGTGACTTTGCAGCCAGCAGACCCAGAGTTCAACGTGACTTTGCAGCCAGCAGACCCAGAGTTCAACGTGACTTTGCAGCCAGCAGACCCAGAGTTCAACGTGACTTTGCAGCCAGCAGACCCAGAGTTCAACGTGACTTTGCAGCCAGCAGACCCAGAGTTCAACGTGACTTTGCAGCCAGCAGACCCAGAGTTCAACGTGACTTTGCAGCCAGCAGACCCAGAGTTCAACGTGACTTTGCAGCCAGCAGACCCAAAGTTCAACGTGACTTTGCAGCCAGCAGACCCAAAGTTCAACGTGACTTTGCAGCCAGCAGACCCAAAGTTCAACGTGACTTTGCAGCCAGCAGACCCAAAGTTCAACATGTCGGCGCAACTTGTCCCAGAATTCATCAAATCGAAGCAGCGAGTGGTCAGAAAGTTATTAGAGTTTTCCATTAGCCCCGGAAGGAAAGGCTTGTGGGACATTGTCCTGAATGCGAGATCAGTACATCTCTCTGAGGCATCAGTCCCCAAAACTGTCCAAAATGCGACGACATCAGTCCCCAAAACTGTCCAAAATGCGACGACATCAGTCCCCAAAACTGTCCAAAATGCGACGACATCAGTCCCCAAAACTGTCCAAAATGCGACGACATCAGTCCCCAAAACTGTCCAAAATGCGACGACATCAGTCCCCAAAACTGTCCAAAATGCGACGACATCAGTCCCCAAAACTGTCCAAAATGCGACGACATCAGTCCCCAAAACTGTCCAAAATGCGACGACATCAGTCCCCAAAACTGTCCAAAATGCGACGACATCAGTCCCCAAAACTGTCCAAAATGCGACGACATCAGTCCCCAAAACTGTTCAAAATGCGAGGTCATCAGTCCCCAAAACTGTCCAAAATGCGACGACATCAGTCCCCAAAACTGTCCAAAATGCGAGGTCATCAGTCCCCAAAACTGTCCAAAATGCGAGGTCATCAGTCCCCAAAACTGTCCAAAATGCGAGGTCATCAGTTCCCAAAACTGAACTTTAA